Proteins found in one candidate division WOR-3 bacterium genomic segment:
- a CDS encoding response regulator — MQEKQTVLLVDDNELILRTITLSLSGEDYSILTALNGREAYDIAIKEKPSLVITDLTMPEMNGIDLCKKLKSTEETKFIPVLVITAYDALVERLKAIKAGADEFLSKPFNPLELKVRIKSFLKFKEVLDKLEDVSMVIASLAKAIDARDSYTQGHNARVSFVSQKIADYFDLSKTTKSEMKEAGLLHDIGKIGIAERILQKPGSLDAKEREIIETHPVIGEEILKPLKFTPVFRAIIRSHHEKLNGSGYPDALKGDQISFPVRIISISDVFDALSTTRPYRKALTTEQVLEAIKKEVQMGFWDVEVFKALEKIAFEEEIKSVYLP, encoded by the coding sequence ATGCAAGAAAAACAGACGGTGCTTCTTGTAGACGACAATGAATTGATATTGCGAACCATTACCTTGTCCCTCTCAGGCGAGGATTATTCCATTTTGACTGCTTTAAACGGCAGGGAAGCTTACGATATCGCGATTAAAGAAAAACCGTCTCTTGTAATAACTGATCTGACTATGCCGGAGATGAACGGGATAGATCTGTGCAAAAAATTGAAATCCACGGAAGAAACCAAGTTCATACCGGTGCTCGTGATAACCGCTTACGACGCCCTTGTAGAAAGGCTCAAAGCCATAAAAGCCGGAGCCGATGAATTCCTTTCCAAACCTTTCAACCCTCTTGAACTCAAAGTCAGAATTAAATCTTTCCTCAAATTCAAGGAAGTTCTCGACAAACTTGAAGACGTTTCAATGGTAATCGCTTCCCTCGCAAAAGCCATTGACGCGAGAGATTCTTACACCCAGGGCCACAACGCGAGGGTGTCTTTTGTATCCCAAAAAATCGCTGATTATTTCGACCTTTCGAAGACGACCAAAAGCGAAATGAAAGAAGCCGGCCTTCTTCATGACATTGGAAAAATCGGTATAGCGGAGCGTATTTTACAGAAACCCGGAAGCTTGGATGCAAAAGAACGTGAAATCATAGAAACCCATCCGGTGATAGGGGAAGAAATTCTCAAACCTCTAAAATTTACCCCTGTTTTCAGGGCAATTATCAGGTCTCATCACGAGAAGCTCAATGGATCAGGTTATCCAGACGCTTTAAAAGGGGATCAAATATCCTTTCCTGTCAGAATAATATCCATATCGGACGTTTTCGACGCTCTTTCAACGACAAGACCTTACAGGAAAGCTCTGACTACAGAACAGGTTTTAGAAGCCATAAAAAAAGAGGTCCAAATGGGATTTTGGGATGTCGAGGTTTTCAAAGCTCTTGAAAAAATCGCTTTCGAAGAGGAAATCAAATCAGTTTATCTTCCTTAG
- a CDS encoding glycosyltransferase, with amino-acid sequence MLLSFILARTLEKSKEHRCILDCVKTSKNSEILFSEDYGPEALNRVLPGLKGEFFTVVVPGVQIKREAAGILKKFSPDKENAGIFYSDYCSCDGKKTALLDYNGDWTERWNFGKLRIYRKSFVMEENLFDENLPQSFNYDMHLKFWGKRDIVRIPEAMYSFETVERKNSIKDKLFFPSQGEYGGFSYLYYSDSQKEQIEKCFMNFLVRQGVYFYEEPRKTASKRAEEACDVTVSVVIPVHNRADFLKSAVSSVLEQDTKEWELIVVDNASDDRTYETALELSQKDPRIRVFRRDDNRIAKALNLGVKKARGQFIAQLDSDDLYSPSTLRLMIKALKSDLTAGLAVSYYDLIDCDGNVLNEMGVVRHEEYSVNNILRVDGAGAVRVWRKSAIEEMGYFDEGDFCDYGEDYDMVLKVTEKYRLKRVREVLYHYRRHPGNSDVLRSEIFKLNAKNQARLNAYKRRKEIIGGSENE; translated from the coding sequence ATGCTTTTGAGTTTCATCTTGGCCAGAACTCTTGAAAAGTCAAAAGAGCACAGATGCATCTTGGACTGCGTAAAAACATCCAAAAATTCTGAAATATTGTTTTCAGAGGATTACGGACCTGAAGCGTTGAACAGAGTTTTACCCGGCCTAAAAGGAGAATTTTTCACCGTTGTTGTTCCAGGAGTTCAAATCAAGAGAGAAGCCGCAGGGATTTTAAAAAAATTCAGCCCCGACAAGGAGAACGCGGGTATTTTTTACAGCGATTACTGCTCATGCGATGGGAAAAAGACCGCTCTCTTGGATTACAACGGGGATTGGACAGAAAGATGGAATTTCGGAAAGCTCAGAATATACAGAAAATCATTCGTTATGGAGGAGAATTTATTTGACGAAAATCTTCCCCAATCTTTCAATTACGACATGCATTTGAAATTTTGGGGAAAAAGGGACATTGTGAGGATTCCGGAGGCGATGTATTCCTTTGAAACGGTCGAAAGAAAAAATTCCATTAAAGACAAACTATTTTTCCCTTCACAGGGTGAATACGGCGGATTCAGCTATCTTTACTACAGCGACAGTCAAAAAGAGCAAATTGAGAAATGCTTCATGAATTTTCTCGTTCGGCAGGGAGTCTATTTTTACGAAGAGCCCAGGAAGACTGCTTCCAAGAGAGCCGAAGAAGCCTGTGATGTGACGGTGAGTGTTGTCATTCCAGTGCACAACAGAGCGGATTTTCTCAAATCGGCTGTCTCGAGCGTGCTCGAGCAGGATACAAAAGAATGGGAACTTATTGTCGTAGACAACGCTTCTGATGACCGAACCTATGAAACCGCGTTAGAACTGTCTCAAAAAGATCCTAGAATAAGAGTCTTCAGAAGGGATGACAACAGAATCGCAAAAGCTCTTAATCTAGGAGTTAAAAAAGCGAGGGGGCAGTTCATCGCTCAACTCGATTCTGATGATTTGTATTCCCCTTCGACGTTGCGACTTATGATCAAAGCCCTGAAATCTGACTTAACCGCCGGACTGGCAGTCAGTTATTACGACCTTATAGACTGTGATGGGAATGTTTTGAATGAGATGGGAGTCGTCAGGCACGAAGAATATTCTGTCAACAACATTCTGAGAGTTGACGGAGCAGGCGCTGTGAGAGTTTGGAGAAAATCGGCGATAGAAGAGATGGGTTATTTCGACGAAGGCGATTTTTGCGATTACGGAGAAGACTACGACATGGTTTTGAAAGTGACCGAAAAGTACAGGCTGAAAAGAGTACGCGAAGTTCTCTATCATTACAGAAGACATCCCGGCAACAGCGATGTCCTAAGAAGCGAAATTTTCAAACTGAACGCGAAGAATCAAGCGAGGCTTAACGCCTATAAAAGGAGAAAAGAAATCATAGGGGGATCTGAAAATGAATAG
- a CDS encoding LD-carboxypeptidase: protein MKKPLSISKRPLIVPVLPAGPLKDKERFANAVNFFSGKGFEVKTYNFRENSWYLSGSDKQRKKELILAFRDKSAGMIMGIRGGYGCTRIAQEIISAKEVDSFDGIFCGFSDLTVISLILLKKGMINFYGPMLSPDFSDLTSDFSFEFLIKLASGDDMGIHKFPEGWRGLIEGVAEGELTGGCLSLLQTSLKTKYEFDSRGKILAFEDTGESPYRIDRILTHLLSAGKFEGVKGVLVGRFASCPEQPPSCEEVVAERLSVLKCPVVVGADFGHIKNKITLPLGLRVRLDSKLGTLEFLEKAVEV from the coding sequence ATGAAAAAACCCCTGTCAATTTCTAAAAGACCTCTCATTGTCCCCGTTCTTCCTGCGGGGCCGCTGAAGGATAAAGAAAGGTTCGCAAACGCGGTAAATTTTTTCTCGGGTAAAGGTTTCGAAGTGAAAACGTACAACTTCCGGGAGAATTCTTGGTATTTGTCGGGATCTGATAAACAGAGAAAAAAAGAATTGATCCTGGCTTTCAGAGATAAATCCGCCGGAATGATCATGGGAATAAGAGGAGGATATGGTTGTACGAGAATAGCTCAGGAAATAATTTCAGCCAAAGAGGTCGATAGTTTCGACGGTATTTTCTGCGGATTTTCTGATTTAACGGTAATATCACTGATATTGCTCAAAAAAGGTATGATCAATTTTTACGGACCGATGCTGTCCCCTGATTTCTCTGATTTGACTTCAGATTTTTCTTTTGAATTCCTCATAAAACTGGCTTCCGGAGATGATATGGGCATACACAAATTTCCTGAAGGATGGAGAGGCTTGATTGAAGGCGTTGCTGAAGGGGAATTGACGGGAGGATGTCTTTCGTTGCTGCAGACATCTTTGAAAACCAAGTATGAATTCGATTCACGGGGTAAAATTCTTGCTTTCGAAGACACAGGTGAATCACCTTACAGAATAGACAGGATTCTCACCCATCTTTTATCCGCGGGGAAATTCGAGGGAGTGAAAGGCGTTTTGGTGGGTAGGTTCGCTTCTTGTCCCGAGCAACCGCCTTCATGCGAAGAAGTTGTCGCGGAGAGACTGTCTGTTTTGAAATGCCCTGTTGTCGTTGGAGCGGATTTTGGACATATAAAAAATAAGATAACCCTTCCGCTCGGGTTGAGAGTTCGTTTGGATTCTAAACTCGGCACGTTGGAGTTTCTTGAGAAAGCCGTGGAGGTTTAG
- a CDS encoding SpoIID/LytB domain-containing protein: protein MGDDSEKIKRNLIRVKVDGPKTEVLLSFVEKSEEGFLGDFMFRKSGDDIYSDGRTFPSPLRIRGSLTVVRGITVGGTFHWEHTEDHAFRGIIEVLSTPQGLVLVNELPFEHYIVSVVGSEMKSQCSLEFLKVQAILARSSAFSMSKKLHSKENFHLCADDHCQDYRGVLRENEKIIKAVSETAGEFLLFENKIADCRFSKICGGITAEFKDAWTEEVPHPYMPGKYDCLESTVCFERIEEYVNSDFHEALCSPAHYKPEEFSYSKDYYRWERTVSKKAVSDNLLKLGFDIGEIVSAAPKKITSSFRVTEIEFTGKIGKCLVKGELNIRKALSADTLPSASFYLKDYKDHWVCKGAGWGHGVGMCQIGAMTLAEKGFDPKSILKHYFPGCRVAKLYSFKEFYEKKWTEKRPCYEKANCYELKRCIHGATGDGPQDCKGKPPLLK, encoded by the coding sequence TTGGGTGATGACAGCGAAAAGATAAAGAGAAATCTGATAAGGGTGAAAGTAGACGGTCCCAAAACGGAAGTTTTACTCTCTTTTGTCGAAAAATCCGAAGAAGGTTTTTTAGGTGATTTTATGTTCAGAAAATCCGGCGATGATATTTATTCCGATGGAAGAACTTTTCCGTCTCCCCTGAGGATAAGAGGCTCCCTGACGGTCGTAAGGGGAATAACCGTAGGAGGTACATTTCACTGGGAACATACGGAAGACCACGCGTTTCGGGGTATAATCGAGGTCTTATCGACACCGCAGGGGCTTGTCCTCGTCAATGAATTGCCATTTGAACACTATATCGTGTCGGTGGTCGGTTCGGAAATGAAATCACAATGCTCCCTTGAATTTTTAAAAGTCCAAGCAATACTGGCGAGATCCTCAGCTTTCAGCATGTCAAAAAAACTGCACAGTAAAGAAAATTTTCATCTCTGCGCAGACGATCACTGCCAAGATTACAGGGGTGTCCTGCGGGAAAATGAAAAGATAATCAAAGCGGTGTCCGAAACGGCAGGTGAGTTTCTGCTGTTTGAAAATAAAATTGCCGACTGCAGATTTTCTAAAATATGCGGAGGCATAACAGCTGAATTCAAAGACGCTTGGACCGAAGAAGTTCCGCATCCTTACATGCCTGGAAAATACGATTGTCTGGAGTCAACGGTCTGTTTTGAGAGAATTGAAGAATACGTCAACAGCGATTTTCACGAGGCGTTATGTTCGCCTGCTCACTATAAACCCGAAGAGTTCTCATATTCCAAAGATTATTATCGGTGGGAAAGGACAGTGTCAAAAAAAGCGGTGTCTGACAACCTTTTGAAATTAGGTTTTGATATCGGAGAAATAGTGTCTGCAGCGCCAAAAAAGATCACATCTTCTTTCAGGGTCACCGAGATTGAATTTACGGGAAAAATCGGCAAATGTTTAGTGAAAGGTGAGTTGAACATAAGAAAAGCACTTTCAGCTGACACATTGCCTTCAGCCTCGTTTTATTTAAAAGACTATAAAGACCATTGGGTATGCAAAGGAGCCGGTTGGGGGCATGGAGTTGGAATGTGTCAGATAGGAGCGATGACCCTCGCTGAAAAAGGGTTTGACCCCAAGAGTATTTTAAAGCACTATTTTCCAGGTTGCCGCGTAGCCAAACTTTACAGTTTTAAAGAATTTTACGAAAAAAAATGGACTGAAAAGAGACCTTGCTACGAAAAAGCGAATTGTTATGAGTTGAAAAGGTGCATCCATGGAGCGACAGGAGACGGGCCCCAGGATTGCAAAGGGAAACCCCCTCTCCTGAAATAA
- the pilO gene encoding type 4a pilus biogenesis protein PilO — MNNRLLAALIFLLGVVGAISLFFYMQMNPLKSANNKLKQQLEVKRAYEDSLRQVVDVSEKIEYYKALLKSMEGLLAKAEAMVPKEADRNDICALLIELSHQANVTILSSTPSVPVSSNDGTGSFMIPVALNIEGTYQTLGKFLEFLANNQRILKLSSLSITPSTVKEGFINVSLVVNAYYLPVGAAQTQSPDQWN; from the coding sequence ATGAACAACAGATTGCTCGCAGCTCTGATTTTTTTGCTCGGTGTAGTCGGCGCTATCTCCCTTTTCTTCTACATGCAGATGAACCCTCTTAAATCCGCCAACAACAAACTCAAGCAGCAATTGGAAGTAAAGAGAGCTTATGAGGATTCTCTCAGACAAGTAGTCGACGTAAGCGAGAAAATTGAGTACTACAAAGCTTTACTCAAAAGCATGGAAGGACTCCTCGCCAAAGCCGAAGCCATGGTTCCTAAAGAAGCTGACAGAAACGACATTTGCGCTTTGCTCATAGAACTCTCTCACCAGGCTAATGTAACGATTTTGTCTTCAACACCCTCGGTCCCCGTATCCTCCAACGATGGCACTGGTAGTTTCATGATTCCCGTCGCCTTGAACATAGAGGGCACCTACCAGACGCTCGGGAAATTTCTCGAATTTCTAGCCAACAACCAGCGCATACTTAAACTTTCTTCTCTATCAATAACGCCTTCGACGGTGAAAGAAGGTTTTATAAACGTTTCTCTTGTAGTTAACGCTTACTATCTGCCCGTCGGAGCGGCTCAAACTCAATCACCTGATCAATGGAATTAG
- a CDS encoding PilN domain-containing protein, whose product MIEVNLLRQRAMKKRPKAQKGPSGGGGGNIIPVILAFIVVLIILPLVFLFQQMRINSVKNRTKQVQTDISRMAEELEARREAQKTLEGLQEQERLLRERITIIASLNSGRTAYAHLLQEISDRFPQYTWISSLTESGGALTISGLTLYDVVLPHLWDGLEESPYINNIQIENWSLSSMNEQTVVSFVLTASLLKTTLIQSGGEQ is encoded by the coding sequence ATGATAGAAGTAAATCTTCTCCGACAGAGGGCGATGAAGAAGAGGCCCAAGGCTCAAAAGGGGCCATCGGGCGGAGGCGGCGGAAATATAATCCCCGTCATCCTTGCCTTCATTGTCGTCCTGATTATTCTGCCGTTGGTTTTTTTATTTCAGCAGATGAGAATTAACTCAGTGAAAAACAGGACAAAACAAGTTCAGACCGACATTTCAAGGATGGCCGAAGAACTCGAAGCCAGAAGAGAAGCCCAAAAAACCCTTGAAGGGCTTCAAGAACAGGAAAGACTCCTCAGAGAAAGGATCACCATTATAGCCTCGCTGAATTCAGGCCGGACCGCTTACGCTCACCTCCTGCAGGAAATTTCCGACAGGTTTCCGCAATATACTTGGATTTCATCCCTAACCGAGTCTGGAGGAGCGTTGACAATATCGGGGTTGACACTCTACGACGTCGTTCTCCCTCACCTTTGGGACGGCCTTGAAGAGTCTCCATACATCAACAACATTCAAATAGAAAATTGGTCTCTGTCGAGTATGAACGAGCAGACTGTCGTGTCTTTTGTTCTGACCGCAAGTTTACTTAAAACAACTTTGATTCAAAGTGGAGGCGAACAATGA
- a CDS encoding transglycosylase SLT domain-containing protein — protein MEKICSVLLLSSALSSGVLFGSDIREIEIALQKGDVLLARDLLSYVNEFDRASPEYCISATRIYFSMNAIDSSLFWARKIADKNSIPVEIAGPLYRYDNNFMFSYDDFARAVQAFEKNDFKVALDMFRKSMSSGKTPRVLEDYSDYFVFLSLLQTGDTVSAIELGEDFCDKYKSILNSDVSKNLSRVYLSRGERGLAVEHLRAADFDQSEKLLAARIFLSVGDTDEAITNLNELLSSSGEVIDTAWSMLIELGKADTVALARAFEKSRKYEKIVDLLETFLESHPGNLEASLLMGRALRKLSKYSTAVVYLERASSGNNRRNALYNLGLCYRSTGNETEEERVWSDFIREFNSGNLYDDALFFLAELKIKNGRRTEAIGLLRSVLESPHSNDMIPKAAEMLLEILDDEEKAEFEKYVLELPVGERNVSLVYSTALSMESDQANNVFIKICSFLPMDDYARRSEIKLSESRSFSASLHLDFLNGTDDVFSDFSLSAEAIESCERARHLYAFGLRDWARKELDAIENPNPREKFLMSKTADQGLDRFKAIVLASSVKSHFRESCPSDLFFLLYPQAFRLSIENAAKVFSLKTTVLQGLVRTESLFDNEIRSWAGAVGLAQLMPATANYVASSIGMNSFDLTHPDHNLRLGSKYLSDQLHYFGKIYIALAAYNAGPGNAKKWICEGGEDEYISNIGFSETRAYVPKVLTAAWIYDKIDRRTF, from the coding sequence ATGGAGAAAATCTGTTCGGTTTTGTTGTTGTCTTCAGCTTTGTCTTCAGGAGTTTTGTTTGGATCTGATATCAGGGAAATTGAAATAGCACTTCAAAAAGGTGATGTGCTTCTGGCGAGAGATCTTCTGTCTTACGTAAACGAATTTGACAGGGCTTCTCCAGAGTACTGTATCTCGGCAACTAGAATTTATTTTTCTATGAACGCTATTGACAGCAGTCTTTTTTGGGCGAGGAAAATCGCGGATAAAAATTCCATTCCAGTAGAAATAGCCGGACCATTGTACAGATATGACAACAACTTCATGTTTAGTTACGATGATTTCGCTCGTGCAGTTCAGGCGTTTGAAAAGAACGACTTCAAAGTCGCACTGGATATGTTCAGAAAATCGATGTCTTCGGGAAAAACACCCCGCGTTTTAGAGGATTATTCAGACTATTTTGTTTTTTTATCCCTTTTACAGACAGGTGACACCGTTTCGGCGATTGAACTCGGAGAAGATTTTTGCGACAAATACAAATCCATTCTGAATTCTGATGTTTCCAAAAATCTTTCTCGAGTCTATCTGTCAAGAGGCGAGAGGGGTTTAGCTGTCGAACATTTGAGAGCCGCCGACTTCGACCAAAGCGAAAAGCTCTTGGCGGCGAGAATATTTTTGTCTGTAGGTGATACGGATGAAGCGATAACGAATTTGAATGAACTCCTTTCATCTTCGGGAGAGGTAATCGACACTGCTTGGTCTATGTTGATCGAACTGGGAAAAGCGGACACCGTCGCTTTGGCTCGCGCTTTCGAGAAATCGAGAAAATACGAAAAGATAGTCGATTTGCTCGAGACATTTTTGGAATCTCATCCGGGAAACTTGGAAGCTTCTCTTTTGATGGGCAGGGCTCTGAGAAAGCTCTCAAAATACTCTACTGCAGTGGTTTATCTTGAAAGAGCTTCTTCTGGAAACAACAGGAGAAACGCCTTGTACAACCTCGGGCTTTGCTATAGGTCTACAGGAAATGAAACGGAAGAAGAACGGGTATGGTCGGATTTCATCAGAGAGTTTAATTCAGGTAATTTATACGATGACGCGCTTTTCTTTTTAGCTGAATTAAAAATAAAAAATGGCCGCAGAACGGAAGCGATAGGTCTGCTGAGATCTGTTCTCGAGTCGCCTCATTCAAACGATATGATTCCCAAAGCTGCCGAAATGCTTTTAGAAATACTTGACGATGAAGAGAAAGCTGAATTTGAAAAATACGTTCTCGAACTACCCGTTGGCGAGAGAAATGTGTCCCTTGTCTATTCGACTGCCCTGAGTATGGAATCTGATCAGGCAAATAACGTCTTTATTAAAATATGCTCTTTTTTGCCGATGGACGACTACGCACGGAGGTCTGAGATCAAACTCTCTGAATCGAGATCTTTCAGCGCTTCGCTGCACCTTGATTTTCTCAACGGAACCGATGATGTATTTTCCGATTTCAGCTTGAGCGCAGAAGCTATTGAATCCTGTGAAAGAGCCAGGCATCTCTACGCTTTTGGCCTGCGGGATTGGGCGAGGAAAGAACTTGACGCTATCGAAAATCCAAATCCGAGAGAAAAATTTTTGATGTCTAAGACCGCGGATCAAGGGCTTGACAGGTTCAAAGCAATCGTCTTGGCCTCGTCCGTCAAAAGCCATTTCAGGGAAAGCTGCCCTTCAGACCTTTTTTTTCTTTTGTATCCCCAAGCTTTCAGGCTGTCGATTGAAAATGCAGCGAAAGTTTTCTCCTTGAAAACGACTGTTCTGCAGGGGCTTGTTAGAACCGAAAGTCTTTTCGACAATGAAATCAGGTCCTGGGCAGGAGCGGTTGGGTTGGCTCAGCTGATGCCCGCGACAGCTAATTACGTTGCGTCGTCGATAGGCATGAACTCATTTGACCTTACTCATCCGGATCACAATCTTAGGCTTGGTTCTAAATACCTTTCGGATCAGCTCCATTATTTCGGGAAAATTTATATCGCTCTTGCCGCGTATAACGCGGGTCCCGGAAACGCGAAAAAATGGATTTGCGAGGGAGGAGAAGACGAGTATATTTCAAACATCGGGTTTTCTGAAACCAGAGCATACGTCCCAAAAGTCCTCACTGCGGCTTGGATCTACGATAAAATAGACAGGAGAACGTTTTAG
- the pilM gene encoding type IV pilus assembly protein PilM gives MAKKGIGVDIGSSSIKIVELANINKKPSLVKYGIIELPSDVIVDSHIMDPLLITETIQKIMEREMIKPGKVNIGLQGRSIMVKKIETELMNDNEYAHQVRFDAQNNFPFDFEDIDISLDFHVVDRNKQEKKMDVLLVAAKTEGIDQQIDPLSESGMKVNVVDYNLFALQNCYEKTKGSIDSDTLAFVHVGAEWFLMSIVEDGKPLLARDLNSPGTLKIMHQIMRNLGVSEDEAKKVLRNETPPPPDQLTAVTNIYNDFINEVADNVSKQEDSSNKKIKKIVVSGGGVLVPRLKQGLEEILKKPVEIFNPFHEINTPDHYREKLETEGPILSIAAGLAMRG, from the coding sequence ATGGCGAAAAAGGGAATAGGCGTAGATATAGGGTCGAGTTCGATAAAAATAGTCGAACTCGCGAACATAAACAAAAAACCTTCACTTGTCAAATACGGGATAATTGAACTTCCCTCCGATGTAATAGTAGACAGTCACATTATGGACCCGCTTCTCATAACGGAAACTATACAGAAAATTATGGAAAGGGAGATGATAAAACCCGGAAAGGTCAACATAGGCCTTCAGGGAAGATCCATAATGGTAAAAAAAATCGAAACAGAGCTTATGAACGACAACGAATACGCGCATCAAGTCAGATTTGACGCTCAAAACAATTTCCCGTTTGATTTTGAAGACATTGACATAAGTCTTGATTTTCACGTGGTCGATAGAAACAAACAAGAAAAGAAAATGGATGTCCTCCTGGTTGCCGCTAAAACAGAGGGCATAGACCAGCAAATAGACCCTCTGTCGGAAAGCGGCATGAAAGTAAACGTCGTGGATTACAACTTGTTTGCCCTTCAAAACTGCTACGAGAAGACAAAAGGATCCATTGACTCCGATACTTTAGCTTTTGTCCACGTAGGCGCTGAATGGTTTTTGATGAGCATTGTTGAAGACGGAAAACCTCTGTTGGCAAGAGATTTGAATTCTCCCGGAACCCTCAAGATAATGCACCAGATAATGAGGAATCTCGGTGTATCGGAAGATGAGGCAAAAAAAGTTTTGAGAAACGAAACCCCTCCTCCCCCCGATCAACTGACAGCGGTCACGAATATTTACAACGATTTTATAAACGAAGTAGCCGATAATGTGTCAAAGCAAGAAGATTCTTCAAACAAAAAAATCAAGAAAATTGTAGTCTCGGGAGGCGGAGTTCTGGTGCCGAGGTTAAAGCAGGGCTTAGAAGAAATCTTGAAAAAACCCGTTGAGATATTCAACCCGTTTCACGAAATTAACACTCCCGACCATTACAGGGAAAAGCTCGAGACCGAAGGGCCGATTCTTTCCATAGCCGCCGGGCTCGCGATGAGAGGATAA
- a CDS encoding helix-turn-helix domain-containing protein: protein MVISPREVDPNKFYTVEEVAVFLDISEQTVRKHLRVNLLKGKKIGRRWHIKGAVIRKFIEG, encoded by the coding sequence ATGGTGATTTCTCCTCGAGAAGTTGATCCCAACAAATTCTATACAGTAGAAGAAGTCGCTGTTTTCCTTGATATTTCTGAGCAGACAGTGAGAAAGCATCTAAGGGTCAATCTGCTCAAAGGCAAAAAGATTGGAAGGCGTTGGCATATCAAAGGGGCTGTCATCAGAAAATTCATAGAAGGTTAG